A single genomic interval of Myxococcales bacterium harbors:
- a CDS encoding nodulation protein NfeD codes for MRLSVRGFSILCLSIGAALLLGQAVAATGGRHINVASIRGSINPASADYLIEAIARSEGDGAAILLIELDTPGGLVSSTRDILQAMLNARVPIVVYVTPRGAWAISAGTFITVAANVAAMSPGTSIGAAHPVSAGGGTERKPQGESDKGAGAAGSVDVGMEKAENALAAMMESIAQERNRNVEWVVKAVRESVAVSETKALELGVIDIIAENRRELLENIDGRVVRVDGKDQTLELAGLPAVNLEMSLVQKIFNFLGDPNVAMLLFMAGGLGLYAEFNSPGLIVPGVMGIVCMILAAIAFQILPFDWIGLILVLAGFALFAAELYVSAFGALFALGVMCLLLGGSMIFDQPDLSDLTVSFWSVLVPAVAAMALFGGLIVFSVGKVMLVNQIVGVDELVGLVGKAVSPLKPDGKVFVRGEYWNAQADADVEEGEAVEVTEIHGLRMTVRRAGQ; via the coding sequence TTGAGATTATCGGTCCGGGGGTTTTCCATACTTTGTTTGTCCATTGGCGCTGCACTGCTGTTGGGTCAGGCGGTGGCGGCGACCGGCGGTAGACACATCAACGTTGCGAGTATCAGGGGCTCGATCAACCCTGCCTCAGCGGACTACCTGATCGAGGCAATCGCGCGCAGTGAGGGCGACGGGGCAGCAATTCTGCTGATCGAACTCGATACCCCCGGCGGACTCGTTTCATCTACCCGGGACATCCTGCAGGCGATGCTGAACGCGCGGGTACCCATCGTGGTGTACGTCACACCCCGGGGCGCGTGGGCGATTTCCGCGGGGACTTTCATCACGGTCGCGGCGAACGTTGCCGCGATGTCGCCGGGAACCAGCATTGGTGCGGCGCATCCCGTGTCCGCCGGAGGGGGTACTGAACGCAAGCCCCAGGGCGAATCCGACAAGGGTGCGGGGGCGGCCGGGTCCGTAGACGTGGGGATGGAAAAGGCAGAGAACGCCCTGGCGGCGATGATGGAATCGATCGCTCAGGAACGGAACCGCAATGTCGAGTGGGTCGTCAAGGCCGTGCGAGAGTCGGTGGCAGTGAGCGAAACCAAGGCCCTCGAACTCGGAGTGATCGACATCATTGCGGAAAACCGCCGCGAGTTGCTCGAAAATATCGATGGGCGTGTCGTGCGCGTCGACGGCAAAGATCAGACACTCGAGTTGGCCGGGTTGCCCGCAGTCAATCTCGAAATGAGCCTGGTTCAGAAGATTTTTAATTTCCTCGGCGATCCAAACGTTGCGATGCTTCTCTTCATGGCGGGAGGTCTCGGACTCTACGCCGAGTTCAACAGCCCCGGTTTGATCGTACCGGGGGTGATGGGCATTGTATGCATGATCCTCGCGGCCATTGCCTTTCAGATCCTGCCCTTCGACTGGATCGGGCTGATCCTGGTGCTGGCCGGGTTTGCGTTATTTGCCGCGGAACTTTACGTCAGTGCATTCGGAGCCCTATTTGCGCTTGGGGTGATGTGCCTGCTGCTAGGGGGGAGCATGATTTTTGATCAGCCCGATCTCAGCGATCTCACCGTGTCATTTTGGAGTGTTTTGGTCCCGGCCGTCGCGGCGATGGCATTGTTTGGGGGCTTGATTGTCTTTTCCGTGGGCAAGGTGATGCTGGTCAATCAAATCGTCGGTGTCGACGAGCTCGTGGGATTGGTTGGCAAGGCGGTGAGCCCCCTCAAGCCGGATGGCAAAGTTTTCGTCCGGGGAGAGTATTGGAACGCTCAAGCGGATGCAGACGTCGAAGAAGGTGAAGCAGTCGAGGTGACCGAGATTCACGGACTGCGTATGACTGTGCGTCGCGCCGGGCAATAA
- a CDS encoding slipin family protein has product MELFFMILLGSLAAVGLLGVRIITEYDRGVVFRFGRYAGIKTAGLKWIIPGVDRMVRISLREIVMDVPSQEVITRDNVSIKVNAVLYFRVLHPEKAIIQVENYLYGTSQLAQTTLRSVCGQAELDELLADRERINRTLQEIIDLQTEPWGIKVRAVEVKQIDLPTDMQRVMAKQAEAEREKRAKIVLAEGEFQAAQRLADASRVLASEPTGLQLRYLQTLAEIAGGENSSTTIFPVPMDLLRPFYDQMVKQENAAKTPAETPEETS; this is encoded by the coding sequence ATGGAACTTTTCTTCATGATTCTGCTCGGAAGCCTGGCTGCGGTGGGGCTTCTCGGCGTACGGATCATTACTGAATACGATCGCGGCGTCGTGTTTCGATTCGGGCGCTACGCGGGTATCAAAACTGCGGGGCTGAAATGGATCATTCCCGGTGTAGATAGGATGGTCAGAATCAGTCTTCGCGAAATCGTGATGGACGTTCCCTCGCAAGAAGTGATCACCCGGGACAACGTGTCCATCAAGGTCAATGCCGTGCTCTACTTCCGAGTACTGCATCCAGAAAAGGCAATAATCCAGGTCGAAAACTACCTCTACGGTACTTCGCAATTGGCCCAGACCACCCTGCGCAGCGTCTGCGGCCAGGCCGAACTCGACGAGCTGTTGGCCGACCGCGAGCGAATCAACCGCACGCTGCAGGAGATCATCGATTTGCAGACCGAGCCCTGGGGCATCAAGGTGCGTGCGGTCGAGGTCAAGCAAATTGATCTTCCGACTGACATGCAGCGCGTGATGGCGAAGCAAGCTGAGGCGGAGCGCGAAAAGCGCGCAAAGATCGTACTCGCTGAGGGCGAGTTCCAGGCGGCCCAGCGGTTGGCGGATGCGTCGCGTGTGTTGGCATCGGAGCCGACGGGTTTGCAGCTTCGCTATCTACAAACCCTGGCGGAAATCGCAGGAGGGGAGAATAGTTCGACCACGATTTTCCCGGTGCCGATGGATCTCTTGCGTCCATTCTACGATCAGATGGTGAAGCAAGAGAACGCGGCAAAGACCCCCGCCGAGACTCCGGAAGAAACTTCGTAA